From the Musa acuminata AAA Group cultivar baxijiao chromosome BXJ1-2, Cavendish_Baxijiao_AAA, whole genome shotgun sequence genome, one window contains:
- the LOC135608917 gene encoding transcription factor WRKY5-like isoform X3, whose protein sequence is MDRPQDMALLRLRNPIKEVDFFSQNGRQDVTEAGAGVASPKGHEEEEENALARGGASVNTGLYLLTVNSQASQVVVEEEESKHKSQFSALRIELNRVRDENRRLRSMLDQLTESYTALHSQLLPAVQQKEHEIYRWQDGKTSVARQGESSAHQIMEHGPARMRMIHGNSDDGDGEHSSSLNIISSDRGIIPSAETQHSQVDGSSENPNLTQETSSAATPSDLSNRRARVSISDGCQWRKYGQKMAKGNPCPRAYYRCTMATGCPVRKQVQRYAEDKTVLITTYEGKHNHPLPPAAKAMANTTSAAAAMLLSGSTTSKDSLVASANGFLHPHILYDSTMATLSASTSFPTITLDLTKSANPIQQLLQRAHPTVSPLQMPFPIYGLPQKLPSMVGPQTLQHGPRQQAVVESVTAAITTDPNFTAALTAAITSIMGAPTSSTGAGGSNVPSAGAHMVPGSPQLPKPCTTFSLN, encoded by the exons ACTGAAGCTGGAGCCGGCGTTGCGTCACCTAAAGGccatgaggaagaggaggaaaacgCGCTGGCTCGTGGAGGCGCCTCTGTCAAC ACTGGATTGTACCTTCTAACAGTGAATTCTCAGGCCAGCCAAGTCGTCGTcgaggaggaggaatcaaaacaCAAG TCGCAGTTTTCTGCGCTTCGGATCGAGCTAAACCGAGTCAGGGATGAGAACCGGAGATTAAGAAGCATGCTGGATCAGCTCACAGAAAGTTACACTGCCCTACACAGTCAGCTTCTTCCAGCGGTGCAACAGAAAGAACACGAGATCTACCGATGGCAG GATGGCAAGACCAGTGTGGCAAGACAAGGAGAATCATCAGCACACCAAATCATGGAACATGGACCGGCTCGCATGCGGATGATCCACGGAAACTCCGACGACGGCGACGGAGAACACTCCTCTtcgctcaacataatctccagtgATCGAGGCATCATTCCATCCGCAGAAACACAGCACTCTCAGGTTGATGGCTCCTCAGAGAACCCCAATCTAACGCAAGAAACAAGCAGTGCTGCTACACCATCTGACCTCTCAAACCGGAGAGCGAGAGTCTCG ATCAGTGACGGCTGTCAGTGGAGGAAGTATGGTCAGAAGATGGCTAAGGGCAATCCCTGTCCTCGGGCCTACTATCGCTGTACCATGGCTACCGGATGCCCAGTTAGGAAGCAG GTGCAGAGATATGCCGAGGACAAGACGGTACTTATAACCACCTATGAAGGCAAGCACAACCATCCTCTTCCTCCCGCCGCAAAAGCCATGGCGAACACCACGTCGGCGGCCGCGGCCATGCTACTCTCCGGCTCTACCACCAGCAAGGACTCGCTCGTCGCCTCCGCCAACGGCTTTCTGCACCCTCACATACTCTATGATTCCACCATGGCTACTCTCTCCGCCTCCACCTCGTTTCCCACCATCACCCTCGACCTGACGAAATCCGCGAACCCGATCCAGCAGCTGCTGCAGCGGGCCCACCCTACGGTGTCCCCGCTCCAGATGCCTTTCCCCATATACGGCCTCCCGCAGAAGCTACCGAGCATGGTCGGGCCGCAGACGTTGCAGCACGGACCGCGGCAGCAAGCGGTGGTCGAGAGTGTTACTGCCGCGATCACCACCGATCCAAACTTCACCGCGGCCTTGACCGCCGCCATCACGTCCATTATGGGAGCTCCGACAAGTTCAACCGGAGCCGGCGGTAGCAATGTGCCCTCTGCCGGGGCTCACATGGTGCCTGGATCTCCTCAGCTCCCCAAGCCCTGCACCACCTTCTCTCTTAATTAG
- the LOC135608917 gene encoding transcription factor WRKY5-like isoform X2 has product MDRPQDMALLRLRNPIKEVDFFSQNGRQDVTEAGAGVASPKGHEEEEENALARGGASVNTGLYLLTVNSQASQVVVEEEESKHKFSALRIELNRVRDENRRLRSMLDQLTESYTALHSQLLPAVQQKEHEIYRWQDGKTSVARQGESSAHQIMEHGPARMRMIHGNSDDGDGEHSSSLNIISSDRGIIPSAETQHSQVDGSSENPNLTQETSSAATPSDLSNRRARVSVRARSDAPMISDGCQWRKYGQKMAKGNPCPRAYYRCTMATGCPVRKQVQRYAEDKTVLITTYEGKHNHPLPPAAKAMANTTSAAAAMLLSGSTTSKDSLVASANGFLHPHILYDSTMATLSASTSFPTITLDLTKSANPIQQLLQRAHPTVSPLQMPFPIYGLPQKLPSMVGPQTLQHGPRQQAVVESVTAAITTDPNFTAALTAAITSIMGAPTSSTGAGGSNVPSAGAHMVPGSPQLPKPCTTFSLN; this is encoded by the exons ACTGAAGCTGGAGCCGGCGTTGCGTCACCTAAAGGccatgaggaagaggaggaaaacgCGCTGGCTCGTGGAGGCGCCTCTGTCAAC ACTGGATTGTACCTTCTAACAGTGAATTCTCAGGCCAGCCAAGTCGTCGTcgaggaggaggaatcaaaacaCAAG TTTTCTGCGCTTCGGATCGAGCTAAACCGAGTCAGGGATGAGAACCGGAGATTAAGAAGCATGCTGGATCAGCTCACAGAAAGTTACACTGCCCTACACAGTCAGCTTCTTCCAGCGGTGCAACAGAAAGAACACGAGATCTACCGATGGCAG GATGGCAAGACCAGTGTGGCAAGACAAGGAGAATCATCAGCACACCAAATCATGGAACATGGACCGGCTCGCATGCGGATGATCCACGGAAACTCCGACGACGGCGACGGAGAACACTCCTCTtcgctcaacataatctccagtgATCGAGGCATCATTCCATCCGCAGAAACACAGCACTCTCAGGTTGATGGCTCCTCAGAGAACCCCAATCTAACGCAAGAAACAAGCAGTGCTGCTACACCATCTGACCTCTCAAACCGGAGAGCGAGAGTCTCGGTGCGTGCTCGATCGGATGCACCAATG ATCAGTGACGGCTGTCAGTGGAGGAAGTATGGTCAGAAGATGGCTAAGGGCAATCCCTGTCCTCGGGCCTACTATCGCTGTACCATGGCTACCGGATGCCCAGTTAGGAAGCAG GTGCAGAGATATGCCGAGGACAAGACGGTACTTATAACCACCTATGAAGGCAAGCACAACCATCCTCTTCCTCCCGCCGCAAAAGCCATGGCGAACACCACGTCGGCGGCCGCGGCCATGCTACTCTCCGGCTCTACCACCAGCAAGGACTCGCTCGTCGCCTCCGCCAACGGCTTTCTGCACCCTCACATACTCTATGATTCCACCATGGCTACTCTCTCCGCCTCCACCTCGTTTCCCACCATCACCCTCGACCTGACGAAATCCGCGAACCCGATCCAGCAGCTGCTGCAGCGGGCCCACCCTACGGTGTCCCCGCTCCAGATGCCTTTCCCCATATACGGCCTCCCGCAGAAGCTACCGAGCATGGTCGGGCCGCAGACGTTGCAGCACGGACCGCGGCAGCAAGCGGTGGTCGAGAGTGTTACTGCCGCGATCACCACCGATCCAAACTTCACCGCGGCCTTGACCGCCGCCATCACGTCCATTATGGGAGCTCCGACAAGTTCAACCGGAGCCGGCGGTAGCAATGTGCCCTCTGCCGGGGCTCACATGGTGCCTGGATCTCCTCAGCTCCCCAAGCCCTGCACCACCTTCTCTCTTAATTAG
- the LOC135608917 gene encoding transcription factor WRKY5-like isoform X1, giving the protein MDRPQDMALLRLRNPIKEVDFFSQNGRQDVTEAGAGVASPKGHEEEEENALARGGASVNTGLYLLTVNSQASQVVVEEEESKHKSQFSALRIELNRVRDENRRLRSMLDQLTESYTALHSQLLPAVQQKEHEIYRWQDGKTSVARQGESSAHQIMEHGPARMRMIHGNSDDGDGEHSSSLNIISSDRGIIPSAETQHSQVDGSSENPNLTQETSSAATPSDLSNRRARVSVRARSDAPMISDGCQWRKYGQKMAKGNPCPRAYYRCTMATGCPVRKQVQRYAEDKTVLITTYEGKHNHPLPPAAKAMANTTSAAAAMLLSGSTTSKDSLVASANGFLHPHILYDSTMATLSASTSFPTITLDLTKSANPIQQLLQRAHPTVSPLQMPFPIYGLPQKLPSMVGPQTLQHGPRQQAVVESVTAAITTDPNFTAALTAAITSIMGAPTSSTGAGGSNVPSAGAHMVPGSPQLPKPCTTFSLN; this is encoded by the exons ACTGAAGCTGGAGCCGGCGTTGCGTCACCTAAAGGccatgaggaagaggaggaaaacgCGCTGGCTCGTGGAGGCGCCTCTGTCAAC ACTGGATTGTACCTTCTAACAGTGAATTCTCAGGCCAGCCAAGTCGTCGTcgaggaggaggaatcaaaacaCAAG TCGCAGTTTTCTGCGCTTCGGATCGAGCTAAACCGAGTCAGGGATGAGAACCGGAGATTAAGAAGCATGCTGGATCAGCTCACAGAAAGTTACACTGCCCTACACAGTCAGCTTCTTCCAGCGGTGCAACAGAAAGAACACGAGATCTACCGATGGCAG GATGGCAAGACCAGTGTGGCAAGACAAGGAGAATCATCAGCACACCAAATCATGGAACATGGACCGGCTCGCATGCGGATGATCCACGGAAACTCCGACGACGGCGACGGAGAACACTCCTCTtcgctcaacataatctccagtgATCGAGGCATCATTCCATCCGCAGAAACACAGCACTCTCAGGTTGATGGCTCCTCAGAGAACCCCAATCTAACGCAAGAAACAAGCAGTGCTGCTACACCATCTGACCTCTCAAACCGGAGAGCGAGAGTCTCGGTGCGTGCTCGATCGGATGCACCAATG ATCAGTGACGGCTGTCAGTGGAGGAAGTATGGTCAGAAGATGGCTAAGGGCAATCCCTGTCCTCGGGCCTACTATCGCTGTACCATGGCTACCGGATGCCCAGTTAGGAAGCAG GTGCAGAGATATGCCGAGGACAAGACGGTACTTATAACCACCTATGAAGGCAAGCACAACCATCCTCTTCCTCCCGCCGCAAAAGCCATGGCGAACACCACGTCGGCGGCCGCGGCCATGCTACTCTCCGGCTCTACCACCAGCAAGGACTCGCTCGTCGCCTCCGCCAACGGCTTTCTGCACCCTCACATACTCTATGATTCCACCATGGCTACTCTCTCCGCCTCCACCTCGTTTCCCACCATCACCCTCGACCTGACGAAATCCGCGAACCCGATCCAGCAGCTGCTGCAGCGGGCCCACCCTACGGTGTCCCCGCTCCAGATGCCTTTCCCCATATACGGCCTCCCGCAGAAGCTACCGAGCATGGTCGGGCCGCAGACGTTGCAGCACGGACCGCGGCAGCAAGCGGTGGTCGAGAGTGTTACTGCCGCGATCACCACCGATCCAAACTTCACCGCGGCCTTGACCGCCGCCATCACGTCCATTATGGGAGCTCCGACAAGTTCAACCGGAGCCGGCGGTAGCAATGTGCCCTCTGCCGGGGCTCACATGGTGCCTGGATCTCCTCAGCTCCCCAAGCCCTGCACCACCTTCTCTCTTAATTAG